In the genome of Nocardia sp. NBC_00416, one region contains:
- a CDS encoding lipase family protein: MLVLLLTLVSVGILGGGADAEPLYPQPDPDPFYTAPPDLSALEPGDVVRTRKIDTGVYVGTEGWQVAFRSTNSAGDPIMGMTTVLLPVGVAKPPLVSYQALINSLGTRCNPSRSLFNGELQDAVGAMLPIGRGWAISVPDYLGPNVAYAAGRLSGMVTLDSVRAVQRVTELGLADSPVALAGYSGGGLATGWAAALHPSYAPDLKIAGVVAGGIPADLEQMALGLGFAPHPGFGLAFAAAMGLEREYPKRLPISDQLNENGLWFREFTHDACRRFLLFHGAFRSAEQMAASKNLMNSPEAHQVLRENSLRYFEGVPTAPTYLWQGRFDTLTPYDGVAEFADRYCRAGAPVKLTTYDIAEHMTAAAAGFADAWNFVEARFRGEPVPKSC; the protein is encoded by the coding sequence ATCCTGGTCCTGCTGCTGACCCTCGTCTCGGTCGGGATCCTCGGCGGCGGCGCCGACGCCGAACCGCTCTATCCCCAACCGGATCCGGACCCCTTCTACACCGCACCCCCCGATCTGTCCGCGCTGGAGCCGGGCGATGTGGTCCGCACCCGCAAGATCGACACCGGTGTGTACGTGGGCACCGAGGGCTGGCAGGTGGCCTTCCGGTCCACCAATTCCGCGGGCGATCCGATCATGGGCATGACGACGGTGCTGCTTCCGGTCGGCGTCGCCAAGCCGCCCCTGGTCTCGTACCAGGCGCTGATCAATTCGCTCGGCACCCGGTGCAACCCGTCGCGGTCGCTGTTCAACGGCGAACTGCAGGACGCGGTGGGCGCCATGCTGCCGATCGGGCGCGGCTGGGCCATCTCGGTGCCCGACTACCTCGGGCCCAACGTCGCCTATGCCGCCGGACGGCTCAGCGGCATGGTCACTCTCGACAGCGTGCGCGCCGTGCAGCGGGTCACCGAGCTGGGCCTAGCCGACTCACCGGTCGCCCTCGCCGGTTATTCCGGTGGCGGTCTGGCCACCGGATGGGCCGCGGCGCTCCACCCCTCCTACGCACCGGATCTGAAGATCGCCGGGGTGGTCGCGGGAGGTATCCCGGCCGATCTGGAGCAAATGGCACTGGGTCTCGGTTTCGCGCCGCATCCGGGTTTCGGCCTCGCCTTCGCCGCGGCCATGGGGCTGGAGCGGGAGTATCCGAAACGGCTGCCGATCTCGGATCAGCTCAACGAGAACGGGCTGTGGTTCCGGGAGTTCACCCATGACGCGTGCCGCCGGTTCCTGTTGTTCCACGGCGCCTTCCGCAGTGCTGAGCAGATGGCTGCGTCGAAGAATCTGATGAACAGCCCCGAAGCACACCAGGTGCTGCGCGAGAACAGCCTGCGCTATTTCGAGGGCGTGCCGACGGCGCCGACCTATCTGTGGCAGGGGCGCTTCGACACCCTCACCCCCTATGACGGGGTCGCCGAGTTCGCCGATCGGTACTGCCGCGCGGGCGCACCGGTGAAGCTCACCACCTATGACATCGCCGAACACATGACCGCGGCGGCCGCGGGATTCGCCGACGCCTGGAACTTCGTGGAAGCCCGGTTCCGCGGCGAACCGGTGCCCAAGAGCTGCTGA
- a CDS encoding alpha/beta fold hydrolase — translation MTNNSTSSARLAPPVGKFQEIDGRRIFVHRSGGGGPAVVFLPGASAVGLDYFVVQQHVSRFTTAVIYDRGGTGYSEGLPLPRTAAAVAAELRDLLRAQHIAGPYVLAAHSLGAFYAHRFAQLYPRDVAGLVWLDGLHRDWDDFMPPALSLAAAERLGPDLEQLERTRPARRAMHAQLYADYPEDVRSPLIDARISTEWMRAGIAERTGLTELAAELRAGPNIPDVPLVALTVVGDDPTQQTSHEMNNAKTRMDAALVSRLSHGEQRVLSDTLHHRLCFDRPDAVVRAIRDVVARAGRP, via the coding sequence ATGACGAACAACAGCACCTCTTCCGCTCGGCTCGCGCCGCCGGTCGGAAAGTTCCAGGAAATCGACGGCCGGCGCATATTCGTGCATCGGTCGGGCGGCGGCGGACCGGCCGTGGTGTTCCTACCGGGCGCGAGCGCGGTCGGACTGGATTACTTCGTTGTTCAGCAGCACGTTTCGCGATTCACCACGGCCGTGATCTATGACCGCGGCGGCACGGGCTACAGCGAGGGCCTGCCACTGCCGCGCACTGCCGCGGCAGTGGCCGCGGAACTGCGTGACCTGCTGCGCGCCCAGCACATCGCCGGTCCTTACGTTCTCGCGGCACACTCGCTCGGCGCCTTCTACGCGCATCGGTTCGCACAGCTGTACCCGCGGGATGTCGCGGGACTGGTCTGGCTGGACGGCTTACACCGCGACTGGGACGACTTCATGCCGCCCGCGCTGAGTCTGGCCGCGGCCGAGCGGCTGGGGCCGGACCTGGAGCAGCTCGAACGCACGCGTCCGGCTCGGCGCGCGATGCACGCGCAGTTGTACGCGGACTACCCGGAGGACGTGCGATCTCCGTTGATCGATGCCCGGATCAGCACTGAGTGGATGCGCGCGGGGATCGCCGAGCGCACCGGGCTGACCGAACTGGCCGCCGAACTGCGTGCCGGCCCGAACATTCCCGACGTCCCGTTGGTGGCGCTCACCGTGGTGGGTGACGATCCCACCCAGCAGACATCGCACGAAATGAACAACGCCAAGACGAGAATGGACGCGGCCCTGGTGAGCCGGCTCTCGCACGGGGAACAGCGCGTCCTCTCCGACACCCTGCACCACCGCCTCTGCTTCGACCGACCCGACGCCGTGGTCCGGGCGATCCGTGACGTCGTCGCCCGGGCGGGTCGCCCTTAG
- a CDS encoding MerR family transcriptional regulator, whose product MLTISQLAATAGVTVRTVRHYHHVGLLPEPERDASGYRRYGAQAAVDLIRIRTLADAGVPLARVDALLHAQPAEFASAITDIDAELQRKIDQLTVYRRRITELAGGERLVLPPEVVAVLNRMRGLGVSERRVRLERDSWILLRALDPHAVPQRVREKNAAFDDPETTRLYLACDRSFDWDPQDPRLDQLIDDLDAWEIRYERDGSASGHLKLVADRISEAAPAWQRILEVLAHRAARRRTAEGGG is encoded by the coding sequence GTGCTCACGATCAGCCAGCTCGCGGCGACCGCCGGCGTGACCGTGCGCACCGTGCGCCACTACCACCACGTGGGTCTCCTGCCCGAGCCGGAGCGCGATGCGTCCGGCTACCGCCGCTACGGTGCGCAGGCGGCGGTGGATCTCATCCGGATCAGAACCCTGGCCGATGCCGGTGTCCCGCTGGCCCGTGTCGACGCGCTGCTGCACGCGCAGCCGGCCGAATTCGCCTCGGCCATCACCGATATCGACGCCGAGCTGCAGCGCAAGATCGACCAGCTCACCGTGTACCGCCGCCGGATCACCGAACTGGCCGGCGGCGAAAGGCTCGTGCTGCCTCCCGAGGTGGTCGCCGTCCTGAATCGGATGCGTGGTCTCGGCGTCAGCGAGCGGCGGGTGCGGCTCGAACGCGATTCGTGGATCCTGCTGCGGGCGCTCGACCCGCACGCCGTGCCACAGCGGGTGCGGGAGAAGAACGCCGCCTTCGACGATCCCGAGACGACGCGCCTGTACCTCGCCTGTGATCGATCGTTCGACTGGGATCCCCAGGATCCACGCTTGGATCAGCTCATCGACGACCTGGACGCCTGGGAGATCCGATATGAACGAGACGGCAGCGCATCCGGGCATCTGAAGCTGGTCGCCGACCGGATCTCCGAGGCCGCACCGGCCTGGCAACGCATCCTCGAGGTGCTCGCTCACCGCGCCGCGCGGCGCCGGACCGCCGAGGGCGGCGGCTGA
- a CDS encoding TetR/AcrR family transcriptional regulator — MPGPGRPRGFDRDEALRTAMHLFWEHGYEGVSISELTAAMGIGARSLYTAFGSKEELFREAVALYAGETPGSLDEPRTAREAIELMLRERTAANLDPATPLGCMVVLAAANATPENEHVRTLLAERRQHDRGAVLARLRRGVAEGDVPAGADVEAAASFYLTVMHGLAIRARDGCTPADAARVIDAAMSAWEGLTAGSSNRSATPA; from the coding sequence ATGCCGGGTCCGGGACGGCCCCGTGGGTTCGATCGGGACGAGGCCCTGCGCACCGCCATGCACCTGTTCTGGGAACACGGCTACGAAGGCGTGTCCATCAGCGAGCTGACCGCGGCCATGGGTATCGGCGCGCGCAGCCTCTACACCGCCTTCGGTTCGAAGGAAGAACTGTTCCGCGAGGCGGTCGCCCTCTATGCCGGTGAGACCCCTGGTTCGCTGGACGAGCCCCGGACCGCGCGGGAGGCGATCGAGCTGATGCTGCGCGAGCGGACCGCCGCGAACCTGGATCCGGCGACACCGCTCGGCTGCATGGTGGTGCTGGCGGCGGCCAACGCGACTCCGGAGAACGAGCACGTGCGCACACTCCTGGCCGAGCGCCGGCAGCACGACCGCGGCGCGGTACTGGCCCGATTGCGCCGCGGCGTGGCCGAGGGCGATGTCCCGGCCGGCGCCGACGTCGAGGCCGCGGCCTCCTTCTACCTGACCGTGATGCACGGATTGGCGATTCGGGCCCGGGACGGTTGTACGCCCGCGGACGCGGCGCGGGTCATCGATGCGGCGATGAGCGCCTGGGAAGGCCTGACGGCCGGGTCGTCGAACCGCTCGGCGACACCCGCGTGA
- a CDS encoding SDR family NAD(P)-dependent oxidoreductase — protein MGIEGKVALVTGGGRGIGAAIAQRLAADGADIALTYNASADRAEQVAAKIRDTGRRALAVRAPAADADAVPTAVERTVAEFGRLDILVNNAGIFPYGTIDELTLEQFDETVSLHLRAAFAGAKAASPHLPDGGRIITIGSNLAERATRPGLSLYSMTKAALVGFSKGLARDLGPRGITVNVVHPGSTDTEMNPADSASSDGQRAITALGRYAAADEIAAAVSYLAGEGGSFVTGSAITVDGGANA, from the coding sequence ATGGGTATTGAAGGTAAGGTCGCACTGGTTACGGGCGGGGGGCGCGGAATCGGCGCGGCGATCGCGCAGCGGCTGGCGGCCGACGGCGCGGATATCGCGCTGACCTACAACGCCTCGGCCGACCGGGCCGAACAGGTGGCCGCGAAGATCCGCGACACCGGCCGGCGCGCACTGGCCGTGCGCGCGCCCGCCGCCGACGCCGACGCCGTGCCCACTGCCGTGGAACGGACCGTCGCCGAATTCGGCCGACTGGACATCCTGGTCAACAACGCCGGCATATTCCCGTACGGCACCATCGACGAACTCACCCTGGAACAGTTCGACGAGACCGTGTCCCTGCACCTGCGGGCCGCCTTCGCGGGGGCCAAGGCGGCGAGTCCGCACCTGCCCGACGGCGGCCGGATCATCACTATCGGCAGCAACCTGGCCGAACGCGCCACCCGGCCGGGCCTGAGCCTGTACTCGATGACCAAGGCCGCGCTCGTCGGCTTCTCCAAGGGCCTGGCCCGCGACCTGGGTCCGCGCGGTATCACGGTGAACGTGGTGCACCCGGGCTCGACCGATACCGAGATGAACCCGGCCGACAGCGCGAGCTCGGACGGCCAGCGGGCGATCACGGCGCTGGGCCGGTACGCGGCGGCCGACGAGATCGCGGCCGCGGTCTCCTATCTCGCGGGCGAGGGCGGAAGTTTCGTCACGGGTTCGGCGATCACCGTCGACGGAGGCGCGAACGCATAG
- a CDS encoding ABC transporter ATP-binding protein, which translates to MATFEVRGLGKEFRTDPPVRALDDIDLTIEEGEFVVLLGPSGCGKSTLLDILSGLQDKTEGEVLFEGAPVAGTNSSIGVVFQDASLYPWRTVARNVEIGLEFRGVPKAERRAAAAEYLAQVGLAGFERKYPHQLSGGMRQRAGIARTLATEPAVLLMDEPFGAVDHLTRIQLQRDLLALWESRRRTVVFVTHDVGEAVYLADRVILLSPRPGRVFREFTIDVPRPRRKGDLDLLALESEIYGALGRMEDEAAARL; encoded by the coding sequence GTGGCAACCTTCGAAGTCCGAGGTCTGGGCAAAGAATTCCGCACCGATCCGCCCGTGCGAGCGCTCGACGATATCGACCTGACCATCGAGGAAGGCGAGTTCGTCGTACTGCTGGGTCCCAGCGGATGCGGGAAGAGCACCCTGCTCGACATCCTGTCGGGACTGCAGGACAAGACCGAGGGGGAGGTGCTGTTCGAGGGTGCGCCGGTCGCCGGGACGAACAGCAGTATCGGTGTGGTCTTCCAGGATGCCTCGCTGTACCCATGGCGCACCGTGGCCCGCAATGTGGAGATCGGGCTGGAATTCCGGGGGGTGCCGAAAGCCGAGCGCCGGGCGGCCGCCGCCGAGTATCTCGCCCAGGTCGGTCTGGCCGGTTTCGAACGGAAGTACCCCCATCAGCTGTCCGGCGGCATGCGCCAGCGCGCGGGAATCGCGCGGACGCTGGCCACCGAACCGGCCGTCCTGCTCATGGACGAACCGTTCGGCGCGGTCGACCACCTCACCCGGATCCAGCTGCAGCGGGATCTGCTGGCGCTGTGGGAGAGCCGTCGCCGGACGGTCGTCTTCGTCACCCACGACGTGGGCGAGGCGGTCTACCTGGCCGACCGGGTGATCCTGCTGTCGCCGCGCCCGGGCCGGGTGTTCCGCGAATTCACGATCGATGTGCCCCGGCCCCGGCGCAAGGGAGATCTCGACCTGCTCGCGCTGGAGAGCGAGATCTATGGGGCGCTCGGCCGGATGGAGGACGAGGCGGCGGCGCGGCTGTGA
- a CDS encoding ABC transporter substrate-binding protein, with protein sequence MKKRSFAVLAGALALVLAATGCSGTVESLAGDGGSSGDGRTTLTLQDSTSYTQLPIRFGVEKGFFDEEGLDVKFTQVQDAVTGVATGELTFAFGPTSNYLRAAEKGAPIKIISSAFRSKGPFFLIARPGIRSFADLRGKTVGIATAGSSMETYTRKILSANGVNPDDVSFIANGVNEQAYGSLTSGQVDATIIHQPFPALGELDGKSVTLARGWDYLPTYHTGVLIAGNDVIDNDPDLLRRSLRAYFKAYTYAKEHYDEYLPWLKSKLSTIDPAAVELALRQEDDIWDNNPAVDPVAIQDTQDVEIEFGLQDSRYEAGKYIDTQFIPQEYVKEFTYPRPAR encoded by the coding sequence TTGAAGAAGAGATCATTCGCCGTATTGGCCGGCGCGCTGGCCCTGGTACTGGCGGCGACCGGCTGCTCGGGCACCGTCGAGTCCCTCGCGGGCGACGGCGGCTCCTCCGGCGACGGCCGCACTACCCTCACACTGCAGGACAGCACGTCCTATACCCAGCTCCCGATCCGGTTCGGGGTCGAGAAGGGCTTCTTCGACGAAGAAGGTCTCGACGTGAAGTTCACCCAGGTCCAGGACGCGGTCACCGGTGTCGCGACCGGGGAGCTGACATTCGCGTTCGGACCCACCAGCAATTATCTGCGCGCGGCCGAGAAAGGTGCGCCGATCAAGATCATCAGCTCGGCCTTCCGGAGCAAGGGACCGTTCTTCCTGATCGCGCGGCCCGGTATCCGCTCCTTCGCCGATCTGCGCGGCAAGACCGTGGGAATCGCGACAGCCGGCAGCAGTATGGAGACCTACACGCGCAAGATCCTCAGCGCCAACGGGGTGAACCCCGACGATGTCAGCTTCATCGCCAACGGGGTGAACGAGCAGGCCTACGGTTCCCTCACCAGCGGACAGGTGGACGCGACGATCATCCACCAGCCGTTCCCGGCCCTCGGCGAACTGGACGGAAAATCGGTGACCCTGGCCCGCGGCTGGGACTATCTGCCGACCTACCACACCGGTGTGCTCATCGCCGGAAACGACGTGATCGACAACGATCCGGACCTGCTGCGCCGCAGTCTGCGGGCCTACTTCAAGGCCTACACCTACGCCAAGGAGCATTACGACGAGTACCTGCCCTGGCTGAAATCGAAGCTGTCCACCATCGACCCCGCGGCAGTGGAACTGGCGCTGCGGCAGGAAGACGATATCTGGGACAACAACCCGGCGGTCGACCCGGTGGCGATCCAGGACACCCAGGACGTCGAAATCGAGTTCGGTCTGCAGGATTCGCGATACGAGGCCGGCAAATACATCGATACGCAGTTCATCCCGCAGGAGTACGTGAAGGAATTCACCTATCCGCGGCCGGCGCGCTGA
- a CDS encoding ABC transporter permease, protein MALDQAEALAGPTAAAPPRTPARTGRLRSAVAPRNLAVVGGQLAVVIAALSILQWLVDSGRVGAIYLASPTQVLAVFPRLITEEHLFGNLLITLYEAAVGTLLAFVFGVATGIYMGLSHTAERFLNPFVGATMAVPKVTIIPLLTLYLGVGVNHKIVIVFLFGYFMFVFNTIAGIKQVQESHLKVARANGASRWQTIVKVILPSASPSIVAALRIEAGTALVAALFAEIIASKAGLGNMLNRAIGVYDTATLFALVLSITVFSVLIIAGVNLLEKKVLLRWKYA, encoded by the coding sequence GTGGCTCTCGATCAAGCCGAGGCACTGGCCGGCCCGACGGCCGCAGCGCCGCCCCGGACGCCGGCGCGGACCGGGCGGTTGCGGTCCGCGGTCGCACCGCGCAACCTGGCCGTCGTGGGCGGCCAACTGGCCGTGGTGATCGCCGCGCTGTCGATCCTGCAGTGGCTCGTCGACTCCGGCCGGGTGGGCGCGATCTATCTGGCCTCACCGACCCAGGTCCTGGCGGTGTTTCCGCGGCTGATCACCGAGGAACATCTTTTCGGCAATCTGCTGATCACCCTCTACGAGGCGGCTGTCGGTACGTTGCTCGCCTTCGTGTTCGGCGTGGCGACCGGAATCTATATGGGGCTGTCGCATACCGCCGAACGTTTCCTCAACCCGTTCGTCGGCGCCACCATGGCCGTCCCGAAGGTCACGATCATCCCACTGCTCACGCTCTATCTGGGCGTCGGCGTCAACCACAAGATCGTGATCGTCTTCCTGTTCGGCTATTTCATGTTCGTCTTCAACACCATCGCCGGTATCAAGCAGGTGCAGGAGAGCCATCTGAAGGTCGCCCGCGCGAACGGGGCGTCCCGGTGGCAGACGATCGTGAAGGTGATCCTGCCGTCCGCGTCGCCGAGTATCGTCGCCGCGCTGCGGATAGAGGCCGGCACCGCGCTGGTCGCGGCGTTGTTCGCGGAGATCATCGCCTCCAAGGCCGGGCTCGGCAACATGCTCAACCGTGCCATCGGCGTCTACGACACCGCGACGCTGTTCGCCTTGGTCCTGTCCATCACGGTGTTCTCGGTTCTCATCATCGCGGGGGTGAACCTTCTGGAGAAGAAGGTGCTGCTCCGCTGGAAATACGCCTGA
- a CDS encoding NtaA/DmoA family FMN-dependent monooxygenase (This protein belongs to a clade of FMN-dependent monooxygenases, within a broader family of flavin-dependent oxidoreductases, the luciferase-like monooxygenase (LMM) family, some of whose members use coenzyme F420 rather than FMN.): MSGKQRELHLGLMFWATGTHTAGWRYPGARSDGAFDIGFIQEVTRLVEDAKFDFLFLGDRLATDPALAKTNPAQMSRMEPFTVASAIAAATSHIGIAVTANPTYYDPYTVARLTASLDHLSGGRAAWNLVTGADGAAAYNFSRDGHWDTEKRYDWADEFVEVVRDLWDSWEDDAFTRDKSGGRYIDESKLHTIDHVGEHFSVKGPLNVARPPQGQVVLLHAGTSDRSRELGAREADVIFAGQPDLESAREYYADVKSRAARYGRGPDEIQILPGLSVVVAPTTAAAVQVYDRLNALVPLDPEHETVDSVRFGGLGQGLKRNLASVSQVLGVDVTDRTIHDPVAQEVFDGSGDAGRKVFAGITATTRRTVAGPEPITYFDLINGITVGSRTVVGDPIEIADHIQLWFEQDAADGFNIFPDFVPGSVRAFTELVVPELQRRGLFRIDYDGTTFRDHLRLGRPGNRHRGPGPALTEPN; this comes from the coding sequence ATGTCCGGAAAACAGCGGGAACTGCACCTGGGACTCATGTTCTGGGCCACGGGCACCCACACGGCGGGCTGGCGATACCCGGGAGCCAGATCGGACGGCGCCTTCGATATCGGGTTCATACAGGAAGTCACCCGGCTGGTCGAGGACGCGAAGTTCGATTTCCTGTTCCTCGGCGACCGGCTCGCCACCGACCCGGCGCTGGCCAAGACGAATCCGGCGCAGATGTCGCGGATGGAGCCGTTCACCGTCGCGTCGGCGATCGCGGCAGCGACCTCGCATATCGGGATCGCGGTGACCGCCAACCCCACCTACTACGATCCGTACACGGTCGCGCGGCTGACCGCCTCCCTGGACCATCTCAGCGGCGGGCGCGCGGCATGGAATCTGGTGACCGGCGCCGACGGCGCCGCGGCGTACAACTTCAGCCGCGACGGGCACTGGGATACCGAGAAACGCTACGACTGGGCCGATGAGTTCGTCGAGGTCGTCCGGGATCTGTGGGACAGCTGGGAGGACGACGCGTTCACCCGGGACAAGTCCGGCGGACGCTATATCGACGAGTCGAAACTGCACACCATCGACCATGTCGGAGAACACTTCTCGGTGAAGGGGCCGCTGAACGTGGCGCGGCCGCCGCAGGGCCAGGTCGTGCTGCTGCACGCGGGCACCTCCGATCGTTCGCGGGAACTGGGCGCGCGGGAAGCCGATGTCATCTTCGCGGGTCAGCCGGACCTCGAATCGGCCAGGGAGTACTACGCCGATGTGAAGTCGCGGGCGGCGCGGTACGGCCGCGGCCCCGACGAGATCCAGATCCTGCCCGGCCTGAGTGTGGTCGTGGCGCCCACCACCGCGGCGGCCGTACAGGTCTATGACCGCCTCAACGCGCTGGTCCCGCTGGATCCGGAACACGAAACCGTGGACTCGGTGCGGTTCGGGGGGCTCGGCCAGGGGTTGAAACGCAATCTCGCCTCGGTATCGCAGGTGCTCGGTGTAGACGTCACCGATCGGACGATCCACGATCCGGTCGCGCAGGAGGTGTTCGACGGGTCCGGCGACGCGGGACGGAAAGTGTTCGCGGGCATCACCGCGACCACGCGGCGAACCGTCGCGGGCCCGGAACCGATCACCTATTTCGACCTGATCAACGGCATCACTGTCGGATCCCGGACCGTGGTCGGTGACCCGATCGAGATCGCCGACCATATCCAGCTCTGGTTCGAGCAGGACGCGGCCGACGGCTTCAATATCTTCCCCGATTTCGTGCCCGGTTCGGTGCGGGCCTTCACCGAGCTGGTGGTTCCCGAACTCCAGCGCCGCGGCCTCTTCCGCATCGACTACGACGGCACCACCTTCCGCGACCATCTGCGGCTCGGGCGGCCCGGCAACCGTCATCGCGGCCCGGGTCCGGCTCTGACAGAACCGAACTGA
- a CDS encoding NtaA/DmoA family FMN-dependent monooxygenase (This protein belongs to a clade of FMN-dependent monooxygenases, within a broader family of flavin-dependent oxidoreductases, the luciferase-like monooxygenase (LMM) family, some of whose members use coenzyme F420 rather than FMN.): MSVDPAPDRSLHLGYMYWSNGTHPAGWRLPEAVHDRGFDGGYLVELAQLAESAKFDFFFFGDRLATGPEYQFTNTSVLARIEPFTAASYIATSTSRIGIVVTANPTYYEPFNLARLTASLDHISAGRASWNIVTGADHRAAANYTRTEHGDAATRYDRADEFVGVVRDLWDSWEDDAFVRNAETGEFVVADRIHPVHHRGRSFRIRGPLNMARPPQGQLVVLHAGTSDRSRDLGAREADVLFAAAATIEQGKGYAADIRRRAVRFGRAPSELAILPGLTPIVAATRQAARELYDRLNDLIVLDDDIRYGGADPVEWTAGAAAPREAQGPGSRNLGALSQRVGADLTDRRLGDALDDGTAARFTAAGRALLNTTAARTGRAVGGSAPLTVRDLLNTHIVGGHVVVGDPVDIADYIQAWFESGACDGFNIQSAYLTEQFRTFAEHVVPELQRRGLFRTEYTGHTLREHLGLSRPTNRWAHQNTRAGGQ, translated from the coding sequence ATGAGCGTCGATCCCGCACCCGACCGGAGCCTGCACCTCGGTTACATGTACTGGTCCAACGGCACCCATCCCGCGGGCTGGCGGCTACCCGAGGCCGTCCACGACCGCGGGTTCGACGGCGGATACCTCGTCGAGCTGGCGCAGCTCGCCGAATCCGCCAAGTTCGATTTCTTCTTCTTCGGTGACCGGCTCGCCACCGGTCCGGAGTACCAGTTCACCAACACCTCGGTGCTGGCCCGCATCGAACCGTTCACCGCGGCGAGCTACATCGCGACCTCGACCAGCCGGATCGGCATCGTGGTCACCGCCAACCCGACGTACTACGAACCGTTCAACCTGGCCCGGCTCACCGCCTCGCTCGACCACATCTCGGCCGGGCGCGCCTCGTGGAACATCGTCACCGGCGCCGATCACCGGGCCGCGGCCAACTACACCCGGACCGAACACGGTGACGCCGCCACCCGCTACGACCGGGCCGACGAATTCGTCGGCGTGGTACGCGATCTGTGGGACAGCTGGGAGGACGACGCCTTCGTCCGCAATGCGGAGACCGGCGAGTTCGTCGTGGCCGATCGTATCCATCCGGTGCACCACCGCGGCCGATCGTTCCGGATCCGCGGGCCCCTGAACATGGCCCGGCCGCCGCAGGGGCAGCTGGTGGTCCTGCACGCGGGCACCTCGGACCGGTCGCGTGACCTGGGTGCGCGGGAGGCGGATGTCCTGTTCGCCGCGGCCGCGACCATCGAACAGGGCAAGGGCTACGCGGCCGATATCCGCCGCCGTGCGGTCCGATTCGGCCGGGCGCCGTCCGAGCTCGCGATCCTGCCCGGTCTCACCCCCATCGTCGCCGCGACCCGACAGGCGGCGCGCGAACTCTACGACCGGCTCAACGACCTGATCGTGCTGGACGACGATATCCGCTACGGCGGCGCCGATCCCGTGGAGTGGACGGCGGGCGCCGCCGCGCCGCGGGAAGCGCAGGGTCCGGGTTCGCGCAATCTCGGGGCCCTGTCCCAGCGAGTCGGCGCCGATCTCACCGACCGGCGGCTCGGCGATGCGCTGGACGACGGTACGGCGGCGCGGTTCACGGCCGCCGGTCGCGCGCTGCTGAACACGACGGCGGCCCGTACCGGGCGCGCGGTCGGCGGCAGTGCGCCGCTGACCGTCCGCGACCTCCTCAACACCCATATCGTGGGTGGGCACGTGGTGGTCGGCGACCCCGTCGATATCGCCGACTACATCCAGGCCTGGTTCGAATCCGGCGCCTGCGACGGCTTCAACATCCAGTCCGCCTACCTCACCGAACAGTTCCGGACTTTCGCCGAACACGTCGTTCCCGAACTGCAGCGGCGCGGACTGTTCCGCACCGAGTACACGGGCCACACTCTGCGCGAACATCTCGGATTGAGCCGGCCCACCAACCGCTGGGCCCACCAGAACACTCGAGCTGGAGGACAGTGA